A region of the Cytophagia bacterium CHB2 genome:
AAAGTCACTGTAGTTTGTCCGCCGCAGCCCACGCCCGACAACTTGCTCACACAACAACTGCGACATGAAGGGCCTCAGCCCAATGATATGCGTCACAGTATTGCAGTCCCAACCTTCGGTGAGCATTCCAACGCTGACAATACAACGAACATCGCGCCCTGGCGGGTGCAAAGGGCGATTCAGTTTCTTGGCAAGCTCTTCGAATCCTTCAGGGAAAAGCGTTCGCCCTTGCCGATCTCGCGGCCACTCGATTTTGCCCACTGTGTCGAGCGTGAATCGCATCCATTTCATTTCATCGCTTTTGGCTTCGCCGGTATCGGTTTCGTGAACAACTTTGGTGTCAACCCGAAGTGTATACACGTTGCCGTTTTCATTGCGAAAACCTTCAATCCCAGCCGGGGGAATTCCCTGCGGTCGCTCTTCTCCTGCCAGCCACTCATGAACCATCTTTGCAATTTTGGTATTCTTACAAATCAGAATGAAAACCGGGGGTCGCTGCTCCCGACGTAAGCGCGCCCATTCTTTCAGCGTTCTTTCCCAAAGGCCGCCCAGCATTGCAATCGGGGCATTAGCCCACCTCAAGATTGCTTCAGGTTTTACAGGACTTCTTGCACCACCACGCTCTGCTCGTGTGAGATGTTCAAGAATCCAGCGCCAAATATTGCGAAAGCCTGGGATTTCCGCGCCGGTATTGTCCTGTACCGCCAATTGAGGGATTTTCACCAAGCCGGACTCAATGGCATCGGTCAAACCGAAATCACTGACAACCCACGGAAAGGTGCGATTAGTATCTTGCCCGACTCGGCCAAGAAAATAGGGAGTAGCCGACAGATCAACACAAAAGTTGATGCCACGAATCTTGTGGATTTTATCGAGGCCATCAACCCAAACCGTCGCTTCTTTAAAAAATTCCGTACTCTCCTCGACTTCGCCGAACAAGTCGTCTTCATCTGCTTCCGGCTCGGGGCGACGAATGCGATAGGCATGGTGGGCTTCGTCATTGAACACCAGGATATTTTGCTTGCCGCCAACCTCACGGCCCAACACGCGATTGATCAAGGCCGCATCGCTTTCGACGTAACGCACCGACTCCACATGTGCACCTTTCAAATGGCCCTGGGCATCCCGCTCTTCCTTCAAAACCGTCAACCGCCTTGCCGCAACTTGCCGCCCGTACTCCTCCAGCGTCAAATAACGGCGACCCCGCGCCGTTGTATTTTTTTCACCTATCCAGATGTATTCCCTCTTTTCAAGCGGCACGCCCGCTTTATTGACCCTGGCGCTCACGCCATTGGCTTGTGGGGATTGCGGCTCGAAAACATGCCAGTTCGTAACCAGCACACGGCCTTTGTTCAAGTCGGACATTAAATGAGACGGCACGATATCGCGCGTGCGATAAAGACTCGCCTCTCCGTTGGCCGGATCAAGCTCTTGCAGGCGATTTCGAATCGTGACGTTTGGGCAAACCACAAGCACCGTATCAGAAAAACGAGCATCGCTGCGGTCGCTGACTTTGTTGAGTATGCTCCAGGCTGCGAGCATTCCCATAACGGTCGTCTTGCCGCTGCCGGTGGCCATCTTCAAAGCA
Encoded here:
- a CDS encoding type III restriction endonuclease subunit R, with the protein product MSAFEVSEPILNSPFDEPGLHWHLEEGKMPQQRAGRRPAGYFYRDPHATASNNEHETRGVWVELELVNLIRTRVKEWRALALRGEGGVTRTTQELLNYWRREGRQHRLFFAQLEAAETIVFLTEARIDFLQGIVVPSDEPSEERIAEGYRAFRRYALKMATGSGKTTVMGMLAAWSILNKVSDRSDARFSDTVLVVCPNVTIRNRLQELDPANGEASLYRTRDIVPSHLMSDLNKGRVLVTNWHVFEPQSPQANGVSARVNKAGVPLEKREYIWIGEKNTTARGRRYLTLEEYGRQVAARRLTVLKEERDAQGHLKGAHVESVRYVESDAALINRVLGREVGGKQNILVFNDEAHHAYRIRRPEPEADEDDLFGEVEESTEFFKEATVWVDGLDKIHKIRGINFCVDLSATPYFLGRVGQDTNRTFPWVVSDFGLTDAIESGLVKIPQLAVQDNTGAEIPGFRNIWRWILEHLTRAERGGARSPVKPEAILRWANAPIAMLGGLWERTLKEWARLRREQRPPVFILICKNTKIAKMVHEWLAGEERPQGIPPAGIEGFRNENGNVYTLRVDTKVVHETDTGEAKSDEMKWMRFTLDTVGKIEWPRDRQGRTLFPEGFEELAKKLNRPLHPPGRDVRCIVSVGMLTEGWDCNTVTHIIGLRPFMSQLLCEQVVGRGLRRTNYSDFDEKGRLREEVAKILGVPFEVIPFKANSNAPATTQKRHHVHAVAAKVQYKIEFPRVTGYRQAIRNRVTVDWDAVAPLPLDPLNIPVEIKMKAGIPNNQGRPSIYGPGKLEEVDLAAFRAGRRMQTLLFELAADLTRDYVTQAGGEALAQVIFPQVLKIVEKYLKEKVTVIPPNDLLDAFLAPYYGWIIERLVEAIQPDVSEGEAPELPVYETNRGPGSTSEVDFWTSRDVCEVINSHLNYVVADTQIWEQSAAYTIDNHRAVEAFVKNAGLGFAIPYLHDGQMHDYIPDFIIRLKGKTPRHLILEVKGYDRLAEIKAQAAQRWINAVNADGRFGTWYYAMARGLEEVGKKINEAVRLGKRG